A region from the Pogoniulus pusillus isolate bPogPus1 chromosome 13, bPogPus1.pri, whole genome shotgun sequence genome encodes:
- the OTOA gene encoding otoancorin isoform X5 has translation MVHLPLEEILKINLNEIRLFLSYDNATKQLDTVYDITPELAQAFLERINSSGFDMRNTSTIYRLGLLVCFCDDVEQMDAAVARALLHQMMKCNQLRGFQAEVQKLRSQLLKIATQNQTLNDVLGALSGAVVGVTSSQLESLSPEAVHNAIATLNQVSGWAKSQVMILSSKYLSYEKVLSSYNVSQMGTLVAGVSTQAFYSMNPKELSQMIRGTASQYLSDLSPVQQQGILRKITASGDFSSSVKDIQGAFFREISLSDLWKQTGYNSSMIKVKELRSSQALYLYESLSKESSPVDLLSTGQLVKGVTCQLIESMGTEMFLSSFKFFENNLQLLSPYQINCLAWKFWEVSNASIPPFLLMALPSEYLEYVSDPLCVPFIESLGKTELDLLNPGLYKENTVLQKVQECLNNSITDEYDVDLLGNLICHLPPAFLHGRMSLRAMATALGQFKLCQHLSHEQKTEIKYKLLELYGSPNNWTAETTLDVGPFLSLLSKGELNVLAEKYPDIILQIAKTTGPISSAEELLSTVFESVANATANTDSSLTRPDCLGTRVPSSEEIIKLEEANMFWSVQELRCMDTGTFDKNVDLLGTVSGFNRSQLIALKERAKQVWGSLQHWKGYHIASLGRIALALTEREIPELDLHSIDTISVLSQQTEWTPTQARAILQGFLRDSGQTISTLKSFDLVGLGATLCALNSTEILSIRAAEFSAAVARVGLLFCSTSVLRQFKKMTESVFGTTTSWNGSVLQEIGTIAGGLSEDELKAFDKNLMPYFQPRAIRVIPPEIFQALSPEQIANLGPGNAAMVTRLQRELLSAAQLQSLQLALDGARTSTPEAPNGASTTQEVQTPAPSGVPCLSGFGICLCAVFMLHLPF, from the exons GCTAGGCTTACTGGTTTGCTTTTGTGATGACGTGGAGCAgatggatgctgctgtggctcgGGCTTTACTTCATCAAATGATGAAATGCAATCAATTGAGAGGCTTCCAGGCTGAGGTTCAGAAG CTCAGATCTCAACTCCTGAAGATCGCCACGCAAAACCAGACGCTGAATGATGTCCTTGGAGCTCTCTCAGGTGCTGTGGTTGGAGTAACTTCAAGTCAGCTGGAATCTCTGTCACCTGAAGCAGTACATAATGCTATTGCAACATTAAACCAAGTCTCTGGGTGGGCAAAGAGTCAAGTTATGATTTTATCCAGTAAATACCTCTCTTATGAAAAG GTTTTATCATCCTATAATGTTAGCCAGATGGGCACACTGGTAGCTGGTGTTAGCACCCAGGCGTTCTACAGCATGAACCCCAAGGAGCTTTCTCAGATGATTCGCGGCACAGCGTCCCAGTACTTATCTGACTTATCACCTGTGCAGCAGCAAGGGATCCTCAGGAAG ATAACTGCATCTGGAGACTTTTCTTCCTCAGTCAAAGATATACAAGGAGCTTTCTttagagaaatctctctttctgATCTATGGAAGCAGACTGGGTATAATTCTTCAATGATCAAAGTAAAAGAACTAAGGAGTAGCCAG GCTTTGTATCTGTATGAATCACTGTCTAAGGAAAGCTCTCCTGTTGATCTTCTCAG CACAGGACAGCTTGTGAAAGGAGTAACTTGTCAGCTCATTGAAAGTATGGGCACAGAGATGTTTCTGAGCAGTTTTAAATTCTTTGAGAACAATCTTCAGCTGCTTTCTCCATATCAG attaattgtttggcttggaagttTTGGGAAGTCTCCAATGCATCtattcctcccttcctcttaaTGGCTCTCCC GTCTGAGTACCTAGAGTATGTTTCAGACCCTTTGTGTGTCCCTTTTATTGAAAGTCTGGGGAAGACTGAGCTGGACCTTTTGAATCCAGGCCTTTACAAAGAGAACACTGTCCTGCAAAAAGTGCAGGAGTGCTTG AATAACTCCATCACTGATGAATATGATGTTGACCTACTTGGAAATCTAATCTGCCACTTACCTCCAGCCTTTCTACATGGCAGAATGTCCCTGAGGGCAATGGCAACAGCCCTTGGTCAATTCAAACTCTGCCAACACCTCAGCCATGAGCAGAAGACTGAAATTAAATACAAACTCCTCGAGTTATATGG CTCCCCAAACAACTGGACAGCTGAAACAACATTAGATGTTGGACCGTTCCTATCCCTGCTGTCAAAGGGGGAGCTAAATGTCCTTGCTGAAAAG TACCCAGATATCATTTTGCAAATAGCAAAGACAACAGGACCAATTTCTTCAGCTGAAGAGCTTCTATCAACTGTATTTGAATCCGTTGCCAATGCCACTGCCAACACTGACTCATCTCTCACCAGACCTG attgcCTGGGAACCAGAGTGCCTTCTTCAGAAGAAATTATTAAACTAGAAGAAGCAAACATGTTTTGGTCAGTTCAGGAACTGAGATGCATGGACACAGGCACTTTTGACAAAAACGTGGATCTTCTCGGGACTGTCTCAGGTTTTAATAGATCCCAGCTTATTGCCTTGAAGGAAAGAGCCAAGCAG GTTTGGGGATCACTGCAGCACTGGAAAGGTTACCATATTGCTTCCCTGGGCCGCATTGCCCTGGCACTCACTGAACGTGAAATCCCAGAGCTGGATTTGCATTCTATTGACACCATTTCTGTGCTCAGTCAGCAAACAGAGTGGACTCCTACCCAG GCAAGAGCCATTCTGCAGGGTTTTCTACGAGACTCTGGCCAGACAATCAGTACACTGAAAAGCTTTGATTTGGTTGGCCTGGGAGCTACCCTCTGTGCTTTGAACTCTACAGAAATCCTGTCCATAAGGGCTGCTGAATTCAG tgctgctgttgcaAGAGTTGGCCTGTTGTTTTGTAGCACCTCTGTTCTCAGGCAGTTTAAGAAGATGACAGAATCTGTCTTTGGTACTACTACCAGTTGGAATGGCTCTGTTTTACAGGAAATTGGCACTATAGCAG gTGGTTTGAGTGAGGATGAATTAAAAGCTTTTGATAAAAACTTGATGCCCTATTTCCAGCCAAGAGCAATCAGAGTTATACCTCCTGAAATTTTCCAA GCATTGTCTCCAGAACAGATAGCAAACCTGGGCCCTGGGAATGCCGCCATGGTTACCAGGCTGCAGCGTgagctgctgagtgcagcacagctccagagccTCCAGCTGGCACTGGATGGAGCCAGGACAAGCACCCCAGAGGCACCAAATGGAGCAAGCACGACCCAGGAGGTGCAAACCCCAGCTCCAAGCG
- the OTOA gene encoding otoancorin isoform X6, whose product MKLGLLVCFCDDVEQMDAAVARALLHQMMKCNQLRGFQAEVQKLRSQLLKIATQNQTLNDVLGALSGAVVGVTSSQLESLSPEAVHNAIATLNQVSGWAKSQVMILSSKYLSYEKVLSSYNVSQMGTLVAGVSTQAFYSMNPKELSQMIRGTASQYLSDLSPVQQQGILRKITASGDFSSSVKDIQGAFFREISLSDLWKQTGYNSSMIKVKELRSSQALYLYESLSKESSPVDLLSTGQLVKGVTCQLIESMGTEMFLSSFKFFENNLQLLSPYQINCLAWKFWEVSNASIPPFLLMALPSEYLEYVSDPLCVPFIESLGKTELDLLNPGLYKENTVLQKVQECLNNSITDEYDVDLLGNLICHLPPAFLHGRMSLRAMATALGQFKLCQHLSHEQKTEIKYKLLELYGSPNNWTAETTLDVGPFLSLLSKGELNVLAEKYPDIILQIAKTTGPISSAEELLSTVFESVANATANTDSSLTRPDCLGTRVPSSEEIIKLEEANMFWSVQELRCMDTGTFDKNVDLLGTVSGFNRSQLIALKERAKQVWGSLQHWKGYHIASLGRIALALTEREIPELDLHSIDTISVLSQQTEWTPTQARAILQGFLRDSGQTISTLKSFDLVGLGATLCALNSTEILSIRAAEFSAAVARVGLLFCSTSVLRQFKKMTESVFGTTTSWNGSVLQEIGTIAGGLSEDELKAFDKNLMPYFQPRAIRVIPPEIFQALSPEQIANLGPGNAAMVTRLQRELLSAAQLQSLQLALDGARTSTPEAPNGASTTQEVQTPAPSGVPCLSGFGICLCAVFMLHLPF is encoded by the exons GCTAGGCTTACTGGTTTGCTTTTGTGATGACGTGGAGCAgatggatgctgctgtggctcgGGCTTTACTTCATCAAATGATGAAATGCAATCAATTGAGAGGCTTCCAGGCTGAGGTTCAGAAG CTCAGATCTCAACTCCTGAAGATCGCCACGCAAAACCAGACGCTGAATGATGTCCTTGGAGCTCTCTCAGGTGCTGTGGTTGGAGTAACTTCAAGTCAGCTGGAATCTCTGTCACCTGAAGCAGTACATAATGCTATTGCAACATTAAACCAAGTCTCTGGGTGGGCAAAGAGTCAAGTTATGATTTTATCCAGTAAATACCTCTCTTATGAAAAG GTTTTATCATCCTATAATGTTAGCCAGATGGGCACACTGGTAGCTGGTGTTAGCACCCAGGCGTTCTACAGCATGAACCCCAAGGAGCTTTCTCAGATGATTCGCGGCACAGCGTCCCAGTACTTATCTGACTTATCACCTGTGCAGCAGCAAGGGATCCTCAGGAAG ATAACTGCATCTGGAGACTTTTCTTCCTCAGTCAAAGATATACAAGGAGCTTTCTttagagaaatctctctttctgATCTATGGAAGCAGACTGGGTATAATTCTTCAATGATCAAAGTAAAAGAACTAAGGAGTAGCCAG GCTTTGTATCTGTATGAATCACTGTCTAAGGAAAGCTCTCCTGTTGATCTTCTCAG CACAGGACAGCTTGTGAAAGGAGTAACTTGTCAGCTCATTGAAAGTATGGGCACAGAGATGTTTCTGAGCAGTTTTAAATTCTTTGAGAACAATCTTCAGCTGCTTTCTCCATATCAG attaattgtttggcttggaagttTTGGGAAGTCTCCAATGCATCtattcctcccttcctcttaaTGGCTCTCCC GTCTGAGTACCTAGAGTATGTTTCAGACCCTTTGTGTGTCCCTTTTATTGAAAGTCTGGGGAAGACTGAGCTGGACCTTTTGAATCCAGGCCTTTACAAAGAGAACACTGTCCTGCAAAAAGTGCAGGAGTGCTTG AATAACTCCATCACTGATGAATATGATGTTGACCTACTTGGAAATCTAATCTGCCACTTACCTCCAGCCTTTCTACATGGCAGAATGTCCCTGAGGGCAATGGCAACAGCCCTTGGTCAATTCAAACTCTGCCAACACCTCAGCCATGAGCAGAAGACTGAAATTAAATACAAACTCCTCGAGTTATATGG CTCCCCAAACAACTGGACAGCTGAAACAACATTAGATGTTGGACCGTTCCTATCCCTGCTGTCAAAGGGGGAGCTAAATGTCCTTGCTGAAAAG TACCCAGATATCATTTTGCAAATAGCAAAGACAACAGGACCAATTTCTTCAGCTGAAGAGCTTCTATCAACTGTATTTGAATCCGTTGCCAATGCCACTGCCAACACTGACTCATCTCTCACCAGACCTG attgcCTGGGAACCAGAGTGCCTTCTTCAGAAGAAATTATTAAACTAGAAGAAGCAAACATGTTTTGGTCAGTTCAGGAACTGAGATGCATGGACACAGGCACTTTTGACAAAAACGTGGATCTTCTCGGGACTGTCTCAGGTTTTAATAGATCCCAGCTTATTGCCTTGAAGGAAAGAGCCAAGCAG GTTTGGGGATCACTGCAGCACTGGAAAGGTTACCATATTGCTTCCCTGGGCCGCATTGCCCTGGCACTCACTGAACGTGAAATCCCAGAGCTGGATTTGCATTCTATTGACACCATTTCTGTGCTCAGTCAGCAAACAGAGTGGACTCCTACCCAG GCAAGAGCCATTCTGCAGGGTTTTCTACGAGACTCTGGCCAGACAATCAGTACACTGAAAAGCTTTGATTTGGTTGGCCTGGGAGCTACCCTCTGTGCTTTGAACTCTACAGAAATCCTGTCCATAAGGGCTGCTGAATTCAG tgctgctgttgcaAGAGTTGGCCTGTTGTTTTGTAGCACCTCTGTTCTCAGGCAGTTTAAGAAGATGACAGAATCTGTCTTTGGTACTACTACCAGTTGGAATGGCTCTGTTTTACAGGAAATTGGCACTATAGCAG gTGGTTTGAGTGAGGATGAATTAAAAGCTTTTGATAAAAACTTGATGCCCTATTTCCAGCCAAGAGCAATCAGAGTTATACCTCCTGAAATTTTCCAA GCATTGTCTCCAGAACAGATAGCAAACCTGGGCCCTGGGAATGCCGCCATGGTTACCAGGCTGCAGCGTgagctgctgagtgcagcacagctccagagccTCCAGCTGGCACTGGATGGAGCCAGGACAAGCACCCCAGAGGCACCAAATGGAGCAAGCACGACCCAGGAGGTGCAAACCCCAGCTCCAAGCG